ACATCCATTGTAAGGCAGACCTCGAACAATGACAGGGTGGAGTACAGGATGGATATAGAGAGTGCAGGGTCACTGAATTATCAATGATTTGTCGAGTCCAGCATTGGGGTTGAAACCTTTTTATTCAGGCACAATGGTGTTATGGTATCAGAGCAAACATTAAACTATCTGCAGACCctaactaaaaactgaacatATCATAATTaccaaaacaaacaaactatggAATTACAACGAAAGGACTGAAGACTGAACGTGACAGGCAGACAAAAGACGCGGGTCATTCAagtaacatttccacacagaaCACACTGCACTGCAGAACAAACAGGCTTGCTTATCTACAGAGGGTGATTAGGATGTACCAAACATCCAAGCAGTTGCAACCTTGAGGTCACAGCTGCTCTTTGTCACGAGTTATACAAACACAAATGTTTGCTAGGTGGCACTTAGATTCAATAGCATGTTGAGTTAAATTTTCCCTCATGCCAACTTTCAGCGAACATATTAAACAGCGCTTCTGATGGGCACTGTTCTTCAGGGGGGGATGTTTACACAGAGGAATGGCACGACAGCTGCCTTTGGGAACCATGCTGCTAAAGTATTATCAAACGATCGGTCTGAAGACAATTTTCCCGTTAGGATTTTTCCCAGTTTCCTCACTTTTCTTTCCCTCAATGGTGCACCGCTTCTGAATGCAGAACACTGAACAGGGTTAACTCCAaacattaacacaaaatgctgcagtaactcagcggcagcatctccagagaaacggAATAGAtgtcatttcaggttgggaccattcttcagactgacagtcagcgGAGAAGGAaatctagaggtatgaaaagatacagaacaaatcagatccGGCAACGATGGtgaaggagcccacaatgatccattgttgactgtggtggaggtgaaaacaaagaaaagcaaatcacaaagtactggaggaactcagctggtccgtcaatatctgaggaaggaaagaATTAGTAACATTTCCTGTTGGGACCCTTTTTTAGACAGAGAACCTGAAATTCCTCTGTGAAAACatctcccatataaccatataacaattacagcatggaaacaggccatctcggccctacaagtccgtgccgaacaacttttttcccatagtcccacctgcctgcactcataccataaccctccattcccttctcatccatatgcctatccaatttatttttaaatgataccaacgaacctgcctccaccacttccactggaagctcattccacaccgctaccactctctgagtaaagaagttcccccccatgttacccctaaacttctgtcccttaattctgaagtcatgttctcttgtttgaatcttccctattctcaaagggaaaggctgatccacatcaactctgtctatccctctcatcattttaaagacctctatcaagtccccccttaaccttctgcactccagagaataaagacctaacttattcaacctttctctgtaacttagttgttgaaacccaggcaacattctagtaaatctcctctgtactctctctattttgatgacatccttcctataattgggcgaccaaaattgtacaccatactccaggtttggtctcaccaatgccttgtacaattttaacattacatcccagcttctatactcaatgctctgatttataaaggctagcataccaaaagctttctttaccaccctatctatatgagattccatcttcaaggaactatgcatggttatacccagatccctctgttcaactgtattcttcaattccctaccatttaccatgtacgtcctattttgatttgtcctgccaaggtgtagcacctcacatttatcagcattaaactccatctgccatctttcagcccattcttccaaatggcctaaatcactctgtagactttggaaatcctcttcattatccacaacaccccctatcttggtatcatctgcatacttactaatccaatttaccacaccttcatccagatcattgatgtacatgacaaacaacaaaggacccccTTGAAGAACTGCCCATCAGAAGTGTTGTTTAATATGTTAGCTGAAAGATGGCATAAGGGAAAATTTCACTCAACTTGCTATTCAATACAAGTGCCACCAAACAAACTGTAGCAACATCTGTGTTTGTATAATTCATTTTCATCTAacccacaactaacaatggccagtttccttgatcattgttatattagcatatctttcattcattttggtCTCTCTATTACACCATCTATATATCTTGTTTTCCTTTCCctcgactctcagtctgtagaatgaTTTTGATCGGAAATGTCACCTACAggtagtccttttctccagagatgctgcctgacctgttgagttactccagcatattgtgtctatctttcgtaataaatattgtaaaatgCTCTAGTTACTCGGGGTGGTTAGGTAACGCTTGGGGTtggtactcttcttcagacatcctaaccaGAATCTTCGATTATCGATGCCctcctctgatgctgcctgacccgctgagttactcggacACTCTGAgttctactcaagattccagcctttgcagttccttatgtctccataaTAAATACAATGGTCTTGGTACGTGTTCTGTTAAATGTTACTGAAAGAAATGACAAGGTGGCATTAATTCTgtctctgcaaaatcctccaaacTCGTCAGAAGGCATGCAAACCAATATCAGTGCCTACACAAGACCACCTcacattgcaacacctcacaggcTATCTACCCATCCAGCCAACCATCCACCACCTTCCTCATCTGTAGAAGCCTCAACAATTTCTTCATGAGCTGCATCAGCTCACACCACACAACTGGAGGGGGAGCAATTCATTCTTGATGCAGACGGACTCCCTAAGGAGATGAAGAATTAAAGGAGCCAAAGTAACTACAACACTTAAAGCCCTGACGTGGCCTTTACATGTGGCCTCAacccagagtattgtgttcgTGTTTGTGTCTGTATTTGTATCCATTGTGAGGCAGACCTCAAACAATGACAGGGTGGAGTACAGAGAGCAGGGTCACTGAATTCCCAATGATTTGCCGAGTCCAGCATTGGGGTTGTAAACTTTTTATTTAGTTACAATGGTTATACGGCATCAGAGCAAAGCATCTGCAGACCCTAACTAAAACTGAACATATCATATAGTAACTACCAAAACAAAGAAACTATGGAATTacaacaaaaggattgaagactgAATGTGACAGGCGGACAAAAGGCACGGGACATTCaactaacattttcacacagaacacACTGCTCTGCAGAACAAACAGGCTTGCTTATCTACATAGTTTGATTTGGATGCAGCAAACGCAGTTGCAACCTTGAGCTCACAGCTGCCCTTTGTCACTGTGTTTAATGGACATGTTCCCAAGCAGTGAACAATCTTCTTTAATAACCTGACCCCATCAATTCTCCCTACAGAGTTTATTCGCatagtgtcaagacaacaacctctaccTCAATATGAGCAGGTTTCAGGTACAGTTTCTGcaccgctgttatcaggcaactgaaccatcctaccgcaaccagagagaaATTCTGAACCACTATATCCCACATCGGGGACCTTCGGTTGTACTTTACTGggttttccttgcactaaacattattccattatcatgtgttCACTgtgaaaggctcgattgtaatcatgtattgttttaccGCTGACTTGTTAACACGCAACAATaacatttcactgaaccttgaaacacgtgacaataaactgaactgaactgattaaGGAGCTGGTCAACAATTTCAGGAAGTGAGGTGGAGTACAAACCCTAATTTCTATTaaaggtgctgaagtggagatgcttGAGAGTGTTAAGTTCTTAGATTCAAATATCGGTAACAATTTTTCTTGGTACAATCACATTGTTGCCATTGTCAAtaaagcccatcaacacctctacatCCGCAAATGATTAAGGAATCTTGGTCTTTGGAGTCTTTCTCCAAAGACTCTTATTAGTTTCTTAGATGTACCATAGAGAGCAACAAATCCAAAGGCATCTTAACTTAATTTGGCAAACACTCATCCACACTTCTCAAAGACCATTCACGCAGCAGTGAtagtctcccctcccccctccctctccctgattGCATAAAAATTGCAAAAGCTTGAATGTAGCACCAGACTCCTATCAGATCCTTGAATGGATATGCGAAAAATGAATTTCCGTTCTTCCAATCAACCTCATTGCTGTCCCTgtactttttttaatctttaataaCCTGACCCCATCAATTCTCCTGACAGAGTTTATTCGCatagtgtcaagacaacaacctctactAGTAACAacatttgttactaacacctatgagagagaagcgagtgtcaccaaacttctgaattctctagggtggaaccctctccaagacagacgtgaagctcaccgtttgacctgtttttacaaaatgttaaatggtcagctagacatagatcacaagacctacaccaaacccaaaccaattaggagcagacgagggcattcgatccaatttgtgatcccagctacaaagacagatgtgtacagcaattcgttcttcccacgcacaattaaagcatggaataatctccacccaactatagttacccaaccagatgcaactaaatttgaagtagcactttcttcacaataaccctttctggcttaatccctcccttcaccacctccagtttaaattccagttggaatattttggaggaccaagtaaccaagaaccaaccaAGAATCTGCACTTTCTTTATAGCCATAACAATATATTTTGCattgtatttattttctctttagtATTACCTGATTTACTCATGATTTGCGTAGACACACTCCAAAAACAGTTTTTCAATGCATCCCTGcacaaatgtgggtaaatgtgaggttatccattttggtggcaaaaacgggaaagcagactattatctaaatggtggccgattgggaaagggggagatgcagcgagacctgggtctcatggtacaccagtcattgaaggtaggcatgcaggtgcagcaagcagtaaagaaagcgaatggtatgttggctttcatagcaagaggatttgagtataggagcagggaggttctactgcagttgtacagggtcttggtgagaccacacctggagtattgcgtgcagttttggtctccaaatctgaggaaggacattattgccatagagggagtgcagagaaggttcatcagactgattcctgggatgtcaggactgtcttatgaagaaagactggatagacttggtttatactctctagaatttaggagattgagaggggatgatcagccatgatcatattgaatggcggtgcaggctcgaagggccgaatggcctactcctgcacctaatttctatgtttctatgtttctaagtgacaataataaccaaTTCCAATACCACTAGAAAATTGCCCATTCCCATTTCTCAGACGCTAACAACGTTTTCTGTGTTGGCTTATGATGAAAACTGCAATGACAAGTTAACATGTACATTACGATGCTTTAGAATTTCCAGCTTAAATAGATATTATTGTGGATCTCAATTATCTTAAACCGGAAGACTAAACAGTGAATgtggtatgtttagtttagtttagtttagcttaatttagtttagattactttagtttagtttagaaatacagagtggaaacaggcccttctgatcACTGAGTATTTGCCgaccaacatcacccattcacactagttccatcctacacactagggacaatttacagaagccaattaacctacaaacctgcatgtctctggagtgtgggatgaaactggagcaaccggaggaatctcatgcagtcacagggagaacaaagaaactccatacagatggcatccatagtcatgatcaaacccaggtctcttgagctgtaaggcagcaatactactgccgtgccactgtaccaccatcAGGTACTGCATCGCCACATGCTGATTTCTTAAAATGTCTTTCAGAGAGAGCTTGGTACCAGACTCAGCCTTAGGAAATGAAAATAGCCTCATGGAAAATGTGCTTGTGGGAATCTATTTAGATTTAGCATAGTAATGGAAATGGGCAAAATAGAGCACAAATAACATTTGAAAATAGGGGTGCTGAGTGTACCAGACTGAAATAAGATTGTGCAGAAGTTGACAAGGATAGAAGTAAATTATTGTCAGAAAAAATAGGGGTTTGGAGCAAATATGTCCTTCATAAGACTAAATAGATTTCCATATCTTGATGTACAGGTTGTTGAAGGCACTGCAATCTCAATGCTGCAGATAGCTTCCTGGAATACAGAGAGTACAGAAatgaatgtaaaaataaaatatggAAAGCAATGAGGGTGAATGGGAAAATAAAGGCAGGTGAAATTAAATATAAATACAAAGGAAAGATAACAGGGTAAATGTCAAAAGGAGGAACAAGGagctgcatgtgctggtttaaaAGAAGGCACaatatgcaggagtaactcagtgggtcaggcagcatctctggagagcatggatcggTGGCgattcaggtcagggcccttctttaaTCTGAGTGtggtggggaggagaaagctggaagagaggagggacaggacaaggcctggcaagtgataggtggatacaggaaaCATTCCTAACTTTGTTAATAATAACAATCCTGCTCAATAACGTTTATAACATATAAAGATGCTGTTAACAAACATAATTACTCACAGACATTGCGTCTAACAAATTCTGTGGGGTAGAATGGCGATAGATTACACACTGGGAATTACATTGTCTAAACACCATGAGATACCCTCCCTGAGCTGAACATCCTTGTTATGATAACTTCCTGTATAACAGGAAACGTAACTCAAAGCTGTTGGAACACGGAATATCCAGCAGGTGGCATCAATGCATGTAAACAGAATGCGGTCCAGCACACTCCCCTCCTGACCCCATGCAAATCTCCCATTTAACCCCCAGAGTCCTCGGGAGACAGGAGGAGAACCACTTCGGTGATTGGGCGGACGTAGAGCTTCTGGCCTCCATCCTTGAAGATTCTGATTTCCACTCTCTGAACCttcccatcctgacttggaaaagtCTTTGAGATGATTGCCATGGGCCACTCATTTCTTGAGTGGTTCAGCACAGTAAGGACCTGTGTCGTGTTAGTTGCAAGAGAATGGATCTCACTATCTAGATCTGGCTCCGTGACCTCAAAGGTCTCTTGAGGTAAAGCATTGCAGGTACGTGGTCTCTTGAGAAATGCTGGTCCTGACAGCCAGGTGGTAGTGCAGTGTAGAGCTTCTGGGATGGACCGTGATCCGGGGTCAGCTGGGATGTCATCCGTGGGAACAAGCCTCCACTGATGAGATGACGAAAACTGATGGATACGTTGGACATGGCTGTTGACATATGTGTAAAACCGCCTTGACCGGTTACAGATGTACCCCAGCACTACTTTGCTGTCCGTGTGGTAGATGATGTCGTCAAATGATAATTCCATCTCCTTCGATTTTGACAGCCAGGACCGCTGCACACAATTCCGGTCTTGGAACAGTGAGCTCTGGCTGGGTTGCCAGCTTTGCTTTCCCAAAGATGAATCCCACCTCCATTATTCCGTCTTCGGTGGTGACCCTCAGATAGGCAACAGGGGCAATGGCCTTGACTGATACGTCTGAGAACAGACAAGGCTCCTTTTGTAGCATGCTCAACTTTGCGAATGTGGTGTAGGGGCGTGGAATCTGTAGCTTCTGTAGATCCTGGAGCAAGTCCCTCCACTTGATCCACTCTGCCTCCATGTCACTCTGTGGATTATTGTTACGATACCACAGGAAGCGTAGAAAATCTCAATGGTCTTCTCTCACAACGAAACTGTGGAACATGTGGTGAATGTCAGCGATGACTCCCACTGATTCCCTCCTGAATCCCATGAGGACTCCTAGTAAGCTGTTGTTGAGATCAGGTCCTTTGAGCAGCACGTCATTAAACAAAACCCCCTCAAATGGTGCGCTGGAGTTAAACACCACATTAATTTGATCTTGGGATGGTAGGCTACGAATGAGGGAAGATACCAACACCCTTTATCAACTCTGAGTAGTGGGGCTACTTCAGCATGCTGATTGCTGAGCATTTTGTCCATGAACTCCAAGTAGTGCGCCTTCATCTGTGCTCGTTTTTCCAAAGTCCGTCGGAGAGAAGTGAGCCTGTTGTTAGCGTACTCTCGATTATTGGGCAAACGCTGCCTGGGTGACGGAAATGGCAGAGGTGCGACCCAGGTATTTGAGTTATCTTGGTAACATTGGTCATCCATAATCTGGAGAAACCTCCAGTCATCAAATGATGGTACTAGGTCGTTATCACTGGCAGTACGATGGAAGActgactgccccaggttctgtCCACATGTGGTCTCCTGTAGACCGGCCATGGACTTCAACTCTGGATCATCCTCACAAAGAGATGAGTAGGTGAACTTCTCCTTCACTATAACATGGCTCGTGCATGGTGTTAGGTAAGTAGGTCGACCGTTTCCTAGAATACAGGTCTTGTAGGTGTCCACTTGGGTAGGTCTATGTGCTCCACCAAGACATACATCACCGACAACTAACCATCCCAGATCTAGCTTCTGGGCCAACGGGGCATTGTTGGGACCGTTAATTTGTTTCCTCACTTTATGCACTTGCAGAATATCTCTTCCCAATAGGAGCAGTATTTTGGCGTTTGGGTCCAGTGGAGGAATCACGTTGGCAATGCATCTGAGATGGCTGTGGTGACGCGCAGCATTGGGAGTGGGGATCTCGGCACGGTTGTTAGGCACTTGATTGCATTCTAGGAGTGGAGAAAGAGGGAGCAATGTCttctcatccacagactccaCCATGTAACCGCAGGCTGTTCTACCTGCAGTCTGCTTGAGCCCGGCACATGTCTGAGGTGTATATGGCTTGAGATTTCCTTTGATCCCAAAGATATTGAAGAACTCAGATGTTGCGAGAGAACAGTTGCTCTTTTCATCTCAGATGGTGTACATCTTGCGTGCCTCTTGGCGGCGTCCTTCTGGACAGACTGAAATGAGACATATCTTAGCACATGCTCTCGCGCTGACCCCATCACCGCACACCTCTGTGCATGTGGAGGTGATCTCCTGGTTTATCGATACCTCTTCCTCCCCGCCATACTCAGATgcgggggaagatggcttggacTTCCAAGGGGCTGGGCCTGGATGTAGAGCAGAGAGGTGTCTGTCACTGTCGCACTCAGTACAATTCACTTCTGCTTTACAGTTCTTGTCGAAATGACTTGTGGAGGAGCAGCAGCGGAAACAAATGGAACGGTCCTTAAGGAAGTGTTTGCGGTCTTCCAGGCTCTTTTCTCTGAAGGTTCTGCACTTCTTTCATGGATGAATCTTAGCATGAATGGGACACAGCTTGGATGGATCACTGGATTTCTGTGTCTCAGGAGTTGTTGGAGATGCTTGTGTCCTGTGGACGGAGACAAGAGTTTTACCATGTCTCTCTATTTTTTCCCTATGGACAATTGCTGGACGAGAGAGGCAAAGATTGAAGCTGGGATCCGATCTAGTTTTTGCCTCCGTGCGGATAAAGTCGGCAAACACTCGAAATGGGGGGAAAGGGATGCGGTGGCGGCGTTTATAATTGGATCCAATGTTGGTCCACTTTTCCTGGATGTTATGAGGAAGCTTCTCAACAATCGGTGCAACTCCCCTGGAGGTATCAAGGTAAGACAAACCAGGTAGATACCCATCGAACTTTGCCGCTTCGATTTCTGTCAGAAGGTCCCTGAGCTCACGTAGCTTGTATGGCTCTTTGATGGTGATCCTGGGAAAGTTCTCAAGCTTGGTAAAGAGGGCATGCTCAATAGACTCAGGTGAACCATAAGTTTCTTCGAGCCTCTGCCAAACCATCATCAAACCTACTGATGGATTCCTCATGTTGACAGCCTTAATTCTTGTTGCCTGCTCCGAGGATTATTTTCCAAGCCATTTTATCAAAAGATCTAGCACGTCTCCGGGTGAATGGCCCAGGCCTGCTATGGCATTTTGGAAGGAGGATTTCCAAGCCCAGTAATTCTCAGGCTTGTCATTAAAGGCCATCAATCCCGTTGTAACGAGCTGGCTGCGGGCGATATATCTGGCGAGGTCTATGGTGGTGGGATTGATATTGTTGGTGGCTCAAGGAGAGTCGATAAAGCCACTGTGCAGAAAGGTTGACGTTGGCTTTCTATGCTTCAATTTAGGCTCCATGTTTCCTTAGACATTACTGGGATTGTGATGCCTATAAAATAAACTGGCCAGATTAGACTTGGTCTGATGAACGGGCGGCAATGAACCAAATAGTATGCTCTCACTCTCGATATCATGATTGATGACATGTTGGCTTGACTTTATGCTGGCTTGCTCTATGACGTAGTCCAGAGTACACTCGTGTTGGTTTTAAGGGTGACCAGGGCTCGGCGATCTATTACGTGACCCTTGTTCTGCTAATAAACCTGCTTCGATGGTGTCGGCCTCTGCAATGGCTGCTTTCATCTCTTTTTCTTGCTGCAAAGCCTCTATGGTCGCCTGCATCCACGTAGCCTCGACCATCATCTCCGCCTGCATCCTCGTAGCCTCGACCTTCATATCTATCTCCCTGAGCGAATGCTGCTCTGGCTTCAGCTGCTTTTGCTTTAGCCCGCGCTTTAAGGGCGGCCATGCTGGCACTGGAGCTGGCTGCAGAGCAGTACGGACGAACGCTGAGGGACATGGCTTCATTCTGTGAAGCGTTGTCTTGGTTGCTTGTTGCCATGGCGTTGAGGTGTGGATGGACAATGTGATGATGTGAGCCACCCTGTAGTACAGCTTGTTGTGGTGCTGTCTTTTCACTATACTGGACTCGCTgaatgtccctatccagctatctagcaagttaaacaattaatccaataaagacccgtagacacgAGATGTTGTTCATgctttactgtattcaactgtgaAACTAACATACAAGGAGAAAAAGAAATGGCATAGTGCTTAGTTACGTTATACATTTAGTATAAGAACATTAACCTTGATGCCACCACCAAATACAGTGCTGTTACACGAGAACCCAGCCAGGATATATGAACCATTCTTGACTGTGTTAATAATAACAATCCTGCTCAATAATGTTTATAACACATAAAGATGATATTAACAAACATAATTACTTACAGACATTGCGACTAACAATCTCTGTGGGGAAGGAGACTATGGATTACACACTGTGGAT
This Leucoraja erinacea ecotype New England chromosome 16, Leri_hhj_1, whole genome shotgun sequence DNA region includes the following protein-coding sequences:
- the LOC129704800 gene encoding uncharacterized protein LOC129704800 isoform X1, with amino-acid sequence MVESVDEKTLLPLSPLLECNQVPNNRAEIPTPNAARHHSHLRCIANVIPPLDPNAKILLLLGRDILQVHKVRKQINGPNNAPLAQKLDLGWLVVGDVCLGGAHRPTQVDTYKTCILGNGRPTYLTPCTSHVIVKEKFTYSSLCEDDPELKSMAGLQETTCGQNLGQSVFHRTASDNDLVPSFDDWRFLQIMDDQCYQDNSNTWVAPLPFPSPRQRLPNNREYANNRLTSLRRTLEKRAQMKAHYLEFMDKMLSNQHAEVAPLLRVDKGCWYLPSFVAYHPKIKLMWCLTPAHHLRGFCLMTCCSKDLISTTAY